A portion of the Mycobacterium paraseoulense genome contains these proteins:
- a CDS encoding YkvA family protein gives MWSDWWMILIGLATAFAVIWLILAVTFWLMRPKANLQDLVRLLPDVLRLLKRLAADPELPRRIRIALLALIAFVVSPIDLIPDAIPVIGFADDVIIVGLVLRWISRTAGPGALAEHWPGTPDGLATLCILCGLPDPALE, from the coding sequence ATGTGGTCGGACTGGTGGATGATCCTGATCGGCCTCGCGACCGCGTTCGCAGTGATCTGGCTGATCCTCGCGGTCACCTTCTGGCTGATGCGGCCCAAGGCCAACTTGCAGGACCTGGTGCGCCTGCTGCCCGATGTGCTCCGGCTGCTCAAACGTCTCGCCGCCGACCCCGAACTGCCGCGGCGGATCCGGATTGCTCTGCTCGCGTTGATCGCCTTCGTCGTATCGCCCATCGACCTGATACCCGACGCCATCCCGGTCATCGGATTCGCCGACGACGTGATCATCGTTGGCCTGGTACTGCGCTGGATCAGCCGCACAGCGGGACCCGGTGCCCTTGCCGAGCACTGGCCCGGCACGCCCGACGGCCTCGCCACCTTATGCATACTATGCGGGCTGCCCGACCCCGCGCTGGAGTGA
- a CDS encoding M15 family metallopeptidase: protein MPVKRRGAAVAGMLAACLVLVQCTAAQPPPAATPARSATPAPPTAATSAPAPNAPAGGTVAPVTAAELGESWRPGCPVEAGRLRRVDVDHIGFDGQTHRGELIVDEDLVPEVVAIFDQLYRLRYPVEKIGTVDHYPGADDELSMEDNNTSAFNCRRIPGTDDWSPHAYGRAIDLNPRVNPCLYASGYFEPRNAAAFLDRNRTDPGLLHVGDPAVRVFTDRGWRWGGEWTAPLDYQHFERP from the coding sequence ATGCCCGTCAAGCGGCGGGGTGCCGCGGTGGCGGGAATGCTCGCAGCATGTCTCGTGCTGGTGCAGTGCACCGCTGCGCAGCCACCTCCTGCGGCGACACCGGCGCGGTCCGCCACACCAGCGCCGCCGACCGCCGCGACGTCGGCCCCTGCGCCGAATGCACCCGCCGGTGGCACCGTGGCGCCCGTCACCGCCGCCGAGCTCGGGGAGAGCTGGCGGCCGGGGTGCCCAGTCGAGGCAGGGCGGCTGCGACGGGTCGACGTCGACCACATCGGTTTCGACGGCCAAACGCATCGCGGTGAACTGATCGTGGATGAAGACTTGGTGCCGGAGGTCGTCGCGATCTTCGACCAGCTGTACCGACTGCGCTATCCCGTCGAGAAGATCGGCACGGTCGACCACTACCCGGGCGCCGATGATGAATTGTCCATGGAGGACAACAACACTTCGGCGTTCAACTGCCGGCGCATCCCGGGAACCGACGACTGGTCTCCGCACGCCTACGGCCGGGCGATCGATCTCAACCCGCGTGTCAACCCGTGCCTCTACGCCAGCGGCTATTTCGAACCACGGAACGCGGCGGCCTTCCTGGACCGCAACCGCACCGACCCGGGGCTCTTGCACGTCGGCGACCCGGCGGTCCGAGTCTTCACGGATCGTGGCTGGCGCTGGGGTGGCGAGTGGACGGCTCCCCTCGACTACCAACACTTCGAGCGGCCCTAA
- a CDS encoding phytanoyl-CoA dioxygenase family protein — MNIDDESVTTLEDLRGDLAQRYKRTPTGGSSVDSAVVDADMAALDRDGYVIWEGLLTPEQCRQIRAVVLPWLAHTGRNSFEGRRTQRIYSLLSRTRVCDGIVDNPRVLAVLDRLLMPNYLLSALQAINIQPGESAQLAHHDDGFYPVPRPREPLAAATIWAIDDFTADNGATVLYPGSHRWGKRRPGPEDAALPVVMPAGSCVFFVGTLWHGGGANNTDRDRLAVTAQYCQPWLRPMEAFTLSISRDVARAVSDDIRRMLGYSIHPPFVGAVDGLHPLRLLETAQDS; from the coding sequence ATGAACATCGACGACGAGTCCGTCACGACGCTGGAAGACCTCCGGGGCGATCTGGCGCAGCGGTACAAACGGACACCCACCGGTGGGAGCTCGGTCGACAGCGCCGTCGTCGACGCCGACATGGCGGCCCTCGACCGCGACGGATACGTCATCTGGGAGGGCCTGCTCACCCCCGAGCAATGCCGACAAATCCGTGCGGTGGTGCTCCCCTGGCTGGCGCACACGGGACGCAACTCCTTCGAGGGCCGGCGCACCCAGCGCATCTACAGCCTGCTGAGCCGGACACGCGTCTGCGACGGGATCGTCGACAATCCCCGGGTGCTCGCGGTGCTCGATCGGCTGCTGATGCCCAACTACCTACTTTCGGCGTTGCAGGCCATCAATATTCAGCCCGGCGAGTCGGCGCAGCTGGCCCACCACGACGACGGGTTCTATCCGGTTCCGCGTCCCCGAGAACCGTTGGCGGCGGCGACGATCTGGGCCATCGACGACTTCACCGCCGACAACGGCGCCACCGTCCTCTACCCTGGCAGCCACCGTTGGGGCAAACGCCGGCCCGGCCCCGAGGACGCGGCCCTGCCCGTCGTGATGCCCGCCGGCTCGTGTGTCTTCTTCGTCGGCACCCTCTGGCACGGCGGGGGTGCCAACAACACCGACCGGGACCGTCTCGCCGTCACCGCCCAGTACTGCCAGCCGTGGCTGCGGCCGATGGAAGCGTTCACATTGTCGATATCGCGGGACGTCGCTCGCGCGGTCTCCGACGACATTCGCCGGATGCTGGGCTACAGCATCCACCCGCCGTTCGTCGGCGCGGTCGACGGCCTGCACCCGCTACGGCTGCTGGAAACCGCGCAGGACTCCTAG
- a CDS encoding universal stress protein, which yields MWQPPRGAILVGVDGSAAALGAVRWAARDAALRKAPLALVHVVDAFLPQWFEVAAPAGFSQWQEQRARDVIASAIKVAAQDTGACDPVRIDGKVLHSATIPTLVGLSRAAEMVVTGYRGHGGALAGGFLGSVSSNLVYHAHCAVAVIHDDKAMTGTGARAPVLVGIDGSPASEAATAIAFEEASRRGVGLMALHAWTDPRVSGSKALFQDSKWDAQLSEEEETLAERLAGWHERYPQVGIDRRIEIGDPARWLIKASERAQLIVVGSHGCGRFRGRLLGSVGAAVVNRAKAPVIVARQP from the coding sequence ATGTGGCAACCACCACGTGGCGCGATCTTGGTAGGCGTTGATGGCTCGGCCGCGGCTCTGGGCGCCGTCCGGTGGGCGGCCCGCGATGCGGCGCTGCGGAAGGCGCCGCTGGCCCTCGTCCATGTCGTCGACGCCTTCTTGCCGCAGTGGTTCGAGGTCGCCGCGCCGGCCGGCTTCAGCCAATGGCAGGAACAGCGGGCTCGCGATGTCATCGCGTCGGCGATCAAGGTCGCCGCGCAGGACACCGGTGCCTGCGATCCGGTGCGGATCGATGGCAAGGTGCTGCACTCGGCGACCATCCCGACACTCGTCGGCCTCTCCCGAGCGGCGGAGATGGTCGTGACCGGCTACCGGGGACACGGCGGCGCCTTGGCCGGCGGCTTCCTGGGCTCGGTGAGTTCGAACTTGGTCTACCACGCGCATTGCGCGGTTGCCGTAATCCACGACGACAAAGCCATGACCGGCACTGGCGCGCGGGCGCCGGTCCTGGTCGGCATCGACGGCTCACCGGCATCGGAAGCGGCCACCGCCATCGCATTTGAGGAAGCCTCCCGACGCGGTGTCGGGCTGATGGCTTTGCACGCCTGGACCGATCCGCGGGTTTCCGGCTCCAAGGCGTTGTTCCAAGACTCGAAATGGGACGCTCAGCTATCCGAGGAGGAGGAGACGCTGGCTGAACGGCTGGCCGGTTGGCACGAACGCTATCCCCAGGTGGGGATCGACCGCCGGATCGAAATCGGTGATCCGGCACGTTGGCTGATCAAGGCGTCCGAACGGGCGCAATTGATCGTGGTCGGCAGCCACGGCTGCGGCCGGTTCAGGGGCAGGTTGCTGGGATCGGTCGGGGCGGCGGTGGTCAACAGGGCCAAGGCCCCGGTGATCGTGGCGCGCCAGCCCTGA
- a CDS encoding DUF732 domain-containing protein, whose amino-acid sequence MRTLLAVVGFAAVIGAAAPAQADPAGNNGPGPDASFLAALDQAGVPFKSGPVAIGVAKKACQLMDQGHSQADVIQSMSASNPGFSVDDATKFTVSAVAAYCPQHLGEPTAEPPPGPTLPPTGMWPMFPWPTPGAA is encoded by the coding sequence GTGCGGACGCTTCTCGCAGTGGTGGGCTTCGCGGCTGTCATCGGCGCTGCCGCCCCGGCACAGGCCGATCCGGCTGGCAACAACGGGCCGGGGCCCGATGCGAGTTTCCTGGCGGCGCTCGATCAGGCGGGTGTGCCCTTCAAGAGCGGACCCGTCGCCATCGGGGTGGCGAAAAAGGCCTGCCAGCTGATGGACCAGGGCCACTCGCAGGCCGACGTCATCCAGAGCATGTCGGCCAGCAATCCCGGATTTTCCGTGGACGATGCAACCAAATTCACGGTCAGCGCGGTGGCCGCCTATTGCCCCCAGCACCTCGGGGAACCGACCGCCGAGCCACCGCCAGGTCCCACTCTGCCGCCGACGGGGATGTGGCCCATGTTTCCGTGGCCGACGCCGGGCGCCGCGTAG
- a CDS encoding C45 family autoproteolytic acyltransferase/hydolase — protein MSREQQRTTSAPAELTAEQRTWLGQASRREVDGWIHVAVNGSPAARGFQYGYLVASEYAESVRVYREMTYQTIGMDYDFFVARANELHADHVGDELREEMEGIAAGLTAAGVPATFHDVLGINDWMELTGYWWPKHSGRYGAVAPTGAQGSHCSAFIATGSATVDGSIVMGHTSFTDFWQGQFENVILDVTPEDGNRMVMQTAPGWIASMTDFWLTGAGLAICETTISGYDGSRGYDETRVPEFVRARKACQYARDIDDWIEMLNTENNGGYACSWLIGDIKSGEIACHEQGLLYQGLTRKADGYFWGDNAPRDPRIRNLECRATGFDDVRSPNGAREVRWQQLLAEHDGHIDDDAARRMLGDTFDPYLDCVNPSARTICAHYDADPCQFNDVTAFSPHGSVDGKVVGSADVESMSLWARFGRADGAEFIAEDFLRAHPQWTWQRGCLEDRPPRPWAHIRPAGAAAGRSR, from the coding sequence ATGAGCAGGGAACAGCAACGAACAACGTCCGCGCCGGCCGAGCTGACCGCGGAACAGCGGACATGGCTCGGCCAAGCTTCGCGGCGGGAAGTCGATGGATGGATTCACGTCGCGGTCAACGGGTCCCCGGCGGCTCGTGGGTTCCAATACGGCTACCTCGTCGCCAGCGAGTATGCGGAGTCGGTCCGCGTCTACCGGGAGATGACGTATCAGACCATCGGCATGGATTACGACTTCTTCGTCGCCCGCGCCAACGAACTGCATGCCGACCACGTCGGTGACGAGCTGCGCGAGGAAATGGAAGGCATTGCCGCCGGATTGACCGCCGCGGGCGTCCCCGCCACCTTCCACGACGTCCTCGGCATCAACGACTGGATGGAGCTCACCGGCTATTGGTGGCCGAAACACTCTGGTCGCTATGGCGCGGTGGCACCGACGGGCGCTCAAGGCAGCCACTGCAGCGCCTTCATCGCCACCGGCAGCGCGACCGTGGACGGATCGATAGTGATGGGCCACACCAGCTTTACCGACTTCTGGCAGGGCCAGTTCGAGAACGTCATCCTGGATGTGACGCCCGAGGACGGCAACCGAATGGTCATGCAGACCGCGCCGGGCTGGATCGCGAGCATGACCGATTTCTGGCTGACCGGCGCGGGTCTGGCCATCTGCGAGACAACGATCAGCGGCTACGACGGATCCAGGGGCTACGACGAGACCCGCGTGCCGGAGTTCGTCCGCGCGCGCAAGGCCTGTCAATACGCGCGCGATATCGATGACTGGATCGAGATGCTCAACACCGAGAACAATGGCGGCTACGCCTGCTCGTGGTTGATCGGGGACATCAAAAGCGGTGAAATCGCCTGCCATGAGCAGGGTTTGCTGTATCAGGGGCTCACGCGGAAGGCCGACGGCTATTTCTGGGGCGACAACGCTCCGAGGGACCCGCGCATCCGCAACCTGGAGTGCCGCGCGACAGGGTTCGACGACGTCCGGTCACCCAACGGGGCCCGGGAGGTCCGCTGGCAACAGCTCCTCGCCGAGCACGACGGCCACATCGACGACGATGCGGCCCGGCGGATGCTCGGTGACACTTTCGACCCGTACCTGGACTGTGTGAACCCCTCAGCGCGGACCATCTGCGCCCATTACGACGCCGACCCGTGTCAATTCAACGACGTGACCGCGTTCAGTCCGCACGGATCTGTGGACGGCAAAGTGGTCGGGTCCGCCGACGTCGAGTCGATGAGCTTGTGGGCGAGGTTCGGTCGCGCCGACGGCGCCGAGTTCATTGCCGAGGACTTTCTTCGCGCGCACCCCCAATGGACTTGGCAACGCGGCTGTTTGGAGGATCGCCCCCCGCGGCCGTGGGCGCATATCCGCCCGGCCGGTGCGGCAGCCGGGCGAAGCCGCTAG
- a CDS encoding serine hydrolase domain-containing protein has protein sequence MNRPAAAGFRDAMRTAIAAGTAFLALTAACSRGDTGRPAPGTSTQVPRPDVATVVKPPDPAPAIDFAPVSKLINQAIAANKLPGAVVEVGHGGHVVFHQAYGSRKLAGEPGLDGSPAPAEPMTEDTLFDLASLTKSLATATAVMQLYEQGKVGFDDPVQRYLPDFNTTNDPHRARVSVRMLLTHTSGETGDVNLGDPWGLDKPDKREGIQRALTTPLESTPGGGFRYSDINFILLGALVEKITGEDLDVYVQRHVFEPLGMADTRYLPLAKACGPHTIIGAAVAWSPAQHDGPTGACPAGTWSTGLLPRIAPTARDEDCRADPGRNPDLDHLLRGTVQDTTARRMGGVAGHAGVFSTAHDVGVFAQALLDRLAGRPSEFPLAQTTLELMTTPQQPGHSPDQLQAANDAARAALAKRPNKADPLLAPRYPAIAGQNLRGFGWDIDTGQSTARGAVFPIGSFGHTGFTGTSVWIDPRSDTYIVLLANSIHTRGSPPMSDLRGEVATATAQALGL, from the coding sequence AGGTTTCCGCGATGCCATGCGAACCGCCATCGCCGCCGGGACTGCCTTCCTCGCACTGACCGCGGCCTGCTCGCGTGGCGACACGGGACGCCCGGCGCCGGGTACAAGCACACAGGTTCCCAGACCCGACGTCGCGACAGTCGTCAAACCGCCCGACCCGGCCCCCGCAATCGATTTCGCACCAGTCTCCAAGCTGATCAACCAGGCGATCGCGGCAAACAAGCTGCCGGGCGCTGTGGTTGAGGTCGGGCACGGCGGCCACGTCGTCTTCCACCAGGCCTATGGCTCCCGCAAGCTTGCGGGCGAACCCGGACTGGACGGGTCGCCGGCACCCGCGGAGCCGATGACCGAGGACACGCTCTTCGATTTGGCTTCGTTGACGAAGAGCCTCGCGACGGCCACTGCCGTCATGCAGCTCTACGAGCAGGGCAAGGTCGGGTTCGACGATCCCGTGCAGCGGTACTTGCCCGACTTCAACACCACCAACGATCCGCACCGCGCGCGGGTGTCCGTTCGCATGCTCCTCACCCATACGTCCGGTGAAACGGGCGACGTCAACCTGGGGGACCCCTGGGGACTGGACAAACCCGACAAAAGAGAGGGCATTCAGCGCGCGCTCACCACGCCGCTGGAGTCGACGCCCGGTGGCGGCTTCCGGTACTCGGACATCAACTTCATCCTGCTTGGCGCGCTGGTCGAAAAGATCACCGGTGAGGACTTGGACGTCTACGTTCAGCGACACGTCTTCGAGCCGCTTGGCATGGCAGACACCCGCTACCTTCCCCTGGCCAAAGCATGCGGTCCGCACACAATAATCGGAGCCGCGGTCGCCTGGTCTCCCGCGCAGCATGACGGGCCGACGGGCGCCTGTCCCGCGGGTACGTGGAGCACCGGTCTTTTGCCGCGCATCGCGCCGACGGCACGTGACGAAGATTGCCGGGCCGATCCGGGCAGGAATCCCGATCTCGATCATCTGCTCCGGGGCACCGTGCAGGATACGACGGCGCGGCGCATGGGTGGGGTGGCCGGACATGCCGGCGTGTTCTCGACGGCCCACGATGTCGGCGTCTTCGCGCAGGCACTGCTTGACCGGCTCGCGGGCAGGCCGAGCGAATTCCCCTTGGCGCAAACAACTCTCGAGTTGATGACGACTCCGCAGCAGCCCGGACATTCGCCCGATCAACTCCAGGCGGCCAACGATGCCGCCCGGGCGGCCCTCGCGAAGAGGCCGAACAAAGCCGATCCGCTGCTCGCGCCGCGCTATCCGGCGATCGCGGGGCAGAACCTGCGCGGCTTTGGCTGGGATATCGACACGGGCCAGTCCACGGCGCGGGGTGCGGTCTTCCCGATCGGCAGCTTCGGCCACACCGGCTTCACCGGAACCTCGGTGTGGATAGACCCACGCTCCGATACCTACATCGTCTTGCTCGCGAACTCGATTCACACGCGCGGCAGTCCACCGATGTCGGATCTGCGTGGCGAGGTCGCCACGGCGACCGCGCAGGCCCTTGGCCTTTAG
- a CDS encoding MFS transporter produces MTSNVGSIPTQVPRAIPATFKQALFVAVTAGLGYGFDSYAVNIYGLVLPDIKKTLHITDAEAGYIGSIFLLGYTIGTIGFGYAADRWGRKATLGASILLYGITTSLAGLTANLAAFTGLRFLTGVGGAGELAVGAPYTAEVWPAKTRALGVGGVIFSFFSLGYVLAAAVALALVPRFGWQSAFVVAIVPAVVLFLVRRGIAESHRYTDVQTRVDNGAARPRLWQLPGVRRRLISGWLIYTANAVGYWGVTVFLTTYIVKRFHASSIDAIRYALVFFLLQVLFVYVGTALADWVGRRPSAILAGVIELISTILAATSHSLDRYLIFGAIAIATLGWLWGVGDTYVSELFPTVLRGTGFGIAVGGGRVVSIAAPAVVGWGITQYGLETPYLALAGLWVLTLVGYSMGPETKGKELEHLADEALTEDLVPVGPKK; encoded by the coding sequence GTGACATCGAATGTGGGCAGCATCCCGACCCAGGTACCTAGAGCCATACCCGCGACGTTCAAGCAGGCGCTCTTCGTCGCAGTGACAGCCGGGCTCGGCTACGGCTTCGACTCGTACGCGGTAAACATCTACGGGTTGGTGCTGCCGGACATCAAGAAGACGTTGCACATCACCGACGCTGAGGCCGGGTACATCGGCTCGATCTTCCTGTTGGGCTACACAATTGGCACCATCGGCTTCGGATACGCCGCCGACCGGTGGGGCCGCAAAGCCACGCTCGGAGCGTCGATCCTGCTCTACGGCATCACCACGTCGTTGGCCGGGCTCACCGCGAATCTGGCCGCCTTCACCGGACTTCGCTTCCTCACCGGTGTCGGCGGCGCCGGTGAACTGGCCGTCGGTGCGCCCTACACCGCCGAAGTCTGGCCTGCGAAGACGCGCGCGCTCGGAGTCGGCGGGGTGATCTTCTCCTTCTTCTCGCTGGGCTATGTCCTCGCGGCCGCCGTCGCGCTGGCCCTGGTCCCGCGCTTCGGCTGGCAATCCGCCTTCGTCGTGGCGATCGTCCCGGCCGTCGTCCTATTCCTCGTCAGGCGGGGTATCGCCGAGTCGCACCGGTACACCGATGTGCAGACCAGGGTCGACAACGGGGCCGCCAGGCCACGACTTTGGCAACTTCCCGGCGTACGTCGGCGACTCATCTCCGGCTGGCTCATCTACACCGCCAACGCGGTTGGCTACTGGGGCGTAACCGTCTTTCTGACGACGTACATCGTCAAGAGGTTCCACGCATCCTCGATCGACGCGATCCGCTATGCCCTGGTGTTCTTCCTGCTTCAGGTCCTCTTCGTCTACGTGGGAACCGCGCTCGCCGATTGGGTGGGCCGGCGCCCTTCGGCGATCCTCGCCGGAGTGATCGAGTTGATCTCAACGATCCTGGCCGCCACCTCCCACTCGTTGGACAGATATCTGATCTTTGGTGCGATCGCCATCGCCACCCTCGGCTGGCTTTGGGGCGTCGGTGACACCTACGTCTCAGAGCTCTTCCCAACCGTGTTGCGCGGCACCGGTTTCGGCATCGCTGTTGGCGGCGGCCGGGTGGTCTCCATCGCGGCCCCGGCCGTGGTCGGTTGGGGCATTACGCAATACGGGCTCGAGACACCGTATCTGGCGCTCGCCGGTCTCTGGGTGCTAACGCTGGTCGGCTACTCGATGGGACCGGAGACGAAAGGCAAGGAACTCGAACACCTGGCTGACGAGGCCCTCACAGAAGACCTCGTGCCGGTCGGGCCGAAGAAATGA
- a CDS encoding DUF4267 domain-containing protein: protein MSIDRAALMAGSIRLSSGVWFLVDPLSANKFWGDPGEPTPTARLLLRSMGYRDALIGGMLAVAALRGKNTRGWFLASGGADAADLLGGLSVHDQLKPSQRIIGLGGAVIGIGVGLWGAARRTTRGAGRARRAGPPGGPVAATS, encoded by the coding sequence ATGTCAATCGATCGAGCCGCACTTATGGCGGGCAGCATCCGACTCAGCTCCGGCGTCTGGTTTCTCGTCGACCCCCTGAGCGCGAACAAGTTCTGGGGCGACCCGGGCGAGCCGACGCCGACGGCGCGACTGTTGTTGCGGTCCATGGGATATCGCGACGCGCTGATCGGTGGGATGCTCGCGGTGGCGGCATTGCGCGGCAAGAACACCCGCGGCTGGTTCCTGGCGTCCGGCGGCGCCGACGCCGCCGACCTGCTGGGCGGCCTCAGCGTCCACGACCAGCTGAAGCCCTCGCAGCGGATCATCGGCCTGGGCGGCGCCGTCATCGGCATCGGCGTCGGGCTCTGGGGCGCGGCGCGCCGGACCACCCGGGGGGCCGGTCGGGCGCGGCGCGCCGGACCACCCGGGGGGCCGGTCGCGGCGACGAGCTGA
- a CDS encoding glycosyltransferase encodes MRFVLATLGTRGDIEPCAAIARELQRRGHDVLMAVPPNYVGFIESAGLAAVGHGPDQVRQNAEIARKYGATPNPATMAWEIFRDITQTWPELGRALTSLADGADLLLTDASEQGLAANVAEYYDIPQAAIHIYPIPPSETLSPVTRDAEDDLRRALGLAAERGASAPQPLEIQAYDDFFFPGLAAEWAEHGVRRPFVGGLTLELPTEDDDDVSSWLAAGTPPIYFGFGSSARVASSVDIIAMTTACAQLGERALVCSGVSDLADVPHLEHVKLVSAVNHATVFPACRAVVHHGGPGTTFAGIRAGVPTLALAVSVDQPLWAAAVNHLGVGIGRRFVDTTPDSLIADLRSILTPQCVARTREVAAQMATPAESAATAADLLEEEVRLRRSTDGQPPRTAE; translated from the coding sequence ATGAGATTCGTGCTGGCAACCTTGGGAACTCGCGGCGATATCGAGCCGTGCGCCGCCATCGCCCGGGAACTGCAACGCAGGGGTCACGACGTGTTGATGGCCGTGCCGCCCAACTATGTGGGCTTCATCGAGTCGGCCGGGCTTGCCGCGGTCGGCCACGGCCCGGACCAGGTGCGGCAGAACGCAGAAATCGCTCGCAAATACGGGGCGACGCCGAACCCCGCCACCATGGCGTGGGAAATCTTCCGGGACATCACGCAAACGTGGCCGGAGCTGGGTAGGGCGCTCACGTCACTGGCCGACGGGGCCGACCTGCTGTTGACAGACGCCAGCGAGCAAGGGCTGGCCGCCAATGTTGCGGAATACTATGACATTCCACAGGCCGCGATTCACATCTATCCCATTCCCCCCAGCGAAACGCTTTCGCCCGTAACCAGAGACGCCGAGGACGACCTACGCCGGGCGCTGGGGCTGGCAGCGGAAAGGGGCGCGTCCGCGCCGCAGCCGCTGGAGATCCAGGCCTACGACGACTTCTTCTTTCCGGGACTGGCAGCCGAATGGGCGGAACACGGTGTCCGGCGACCATTCGTCGGGGGCCTGACGCTGGAGTTGCCGACCGAGGACGACGACGACGTCTCGTCATGGCTCGCCGCGGGAACGCCGCCAATCTATTTCGGTTTCGGCAGCAGCGCGCGAGTCGCATCGTCCGTCGACATCATCGCGATGACCACCGCGTGTGCCCAGCTGGGCGAACGGGCGTTGGTTTGCAGCGGTGTCAGCGACCTCGCCGACGTCCCGCATCTCGAGCACGTGAAGCTGGTGAGCGCGGTGAACCACGCGACCGTTTTCCCCGCCTGCCGCGCGGTCGTCCACCACGGGGGCCCGGGCACCACGTTCGCCGGCATACGCGCGGGAGTCCCCACGTTGGCGCTTGCCGTCTCGGTCGATCAGCCGCTATGGGCAGCTGCGGTCAACCACTTGGGAGTCGGCATAGGACGGCGCTTCGTCGATACCACTCCGGATTCGCTGATCGCGGATCTGCGGTCCATCCTCACGCCGCAGTGCGTGGCTCGTACCCGTGAGGTCGCCGCCCAGATGGCCACACCCGCGGAAAGCGCCGCCACGGCCGCCGACCTCTTGGAGGAGGAAGTTCGTCTCCGCCGCTCGACTGACGGGCAACCGCCGCGGACCGCGGAATGA
- a CDS encoding class I SAM-dependent methyltransferase translates to MTEAAWALYAEQMDNVDGWFFEADVALFSKLLACQTAERITGDMLEIGTYQGKSAILMGYGLRDDEELVICDLFGAVVDHGDIAPISRQQYAGLDQQQFLTNWDRFHTRRPQLEVCPSSELDLGERALRFTHVDGCHSYPCVAKDIDLAVTHAAPRGVIALDDYRGVETPGVAAAVWQAVGNGVLFPFAATYMKLYACASAGDRSYWLERVRDSTDICACPDFELPSYRSVSAAQIQHSTAAH, encoded by the coding sequence ATGACCGAAGCCGCCTGGGCCCTCTATGCCGAGCAGATGGACAACGTCGACGGCTGGTTCTTCGAGGCCGATGTCGCGCTCTTCAGCAAGCTGCTCGCCTGCCAGACGGCCGAACGCATCACCGGCGACATGCTGGAGATCGGCACGTATCAGGGCAAGTCCGCCATCCTCATGGGTTACGGCCTGCGCGACGACGAAGAATTGGTGATCTGTGACCTGTTCGGTGCGGTGGTGGACCACGGCGACATCGCGCCGATCTCACGCCAGCAGTACGCGGGCCTGGACCAGCAGCAGTTCCTGACCAACTGGGATCGGTTCCATACGCGCCGGCCACAGCTCGAGGTCTGCCCGTCGTCAGAACTCGATCTTGGCGAACGGGCGCTCCGTTTCACCCACGTCGACGGCTGCCACAGCTACCCTTGCGTGGCCAAGGACATCGACCTCGCCGTGACCCACGCCGCGCCACGAGGTGTGATCGCGCTGGACGACTACCGGGGGGTCGAGACCCCCGGCGTGGCGGCGGCCGTCTGGCAGGCCGTCGGCAACGGCGTCTTGTTCCCGTTCGCGGCCACCTACATGAAGCTCTACGCCTGCGCGTCGGCCGGTGATCGGAGTTATTGGTTGGAGCGTGTCAGGGACAGTACCGACATCTGTGCCTGCCCCGACTTCGAGTTGCCGTCTTACCGCAGCGTCTCGGCCGCGCAGATTCAGCATTCGACCGCCGCGCACTGA